One part of the Desulfonema ishimotonii genome encodes these proteins:
- a CDS encoding invasin domain 3-containing protein codes for MKFKGIRFILWLFLIGFVVFQLSGCGSTGSADGDGNGDDGDDPTETVGTVTLSANPTSMLADGTSISTITASVENTDGTLISRSVEVTFSTTLGTLSTLSAKTENGVAKVSLTSGLTDGTAILKAASEGVAAEALNVEILPVPSSFTLTSSQNSVRSDDSDSSTITASLLDANRVPIEGMTVTFLATGGKISASSLETDEDGKAQIVFSAGDSKSNQTVSIKATVSGVGEKIIPIQVAGTTISLTTDKTSLDIEKEDTATLTVVLTDAGGSVVFDAPVTAEVEKGSGDLTLKLGDAADDDGVLTGVTNVNGEFVIGVTGKSVGDATVKVTALGDTKTQAYSVNSTAQTFAITEPAEDPAGMSIGEELRIVVRNPSKSPVQFSTTFGSWKEGAGAQVVTQAADADGFASATLLAGEAGVATVQVFDSGDATHTISDSLQVAISAPSDTASQIAIQASPSVVNLSVGDITNSSTITATVKNNNDQVVGNAPVAFSIEKTTGGGERISPVIVYTDSTGVATTTFFSGTLPSSANGVRINAVVLVGDQSVRDSVNIVIGGEPGSVTIGQSTEILESDDKTAYILPMSVQVVDANGNPVAGASVTLGAWPASYSTGYRAGDSPCVAIILETLPNEDENRNLVMDPGEDVNGDGELTPPSSSSGSVGPPAGDDTGDSSGGTSYVVTTGSDGIAGFNLTYLKTYADWIVDEITASTKVAGSETKSTYTFRLPASQDDIKNCVLPDSPFNRETLTGELVPTVDSDTVLANGRDTVDVSAFATDVSGAVVSDGTVVTFEILQGGGSFSGSPVFSSATVSGVATAPYTPPNGISGGTDVIIKVSSKGFADAQISLTLGLGSLLLSANPTSLVADGSAESTIIATLLDPSGNPVSQEVINFEIAEADRDKGGLPDAPTVSTQTATGTTGGGINGVASVTFKARTIPGTVNITATAPNIGVSETIPLSLAAEAAGSISLNAEPPSIPADGSSSSAITATIKGVSGSNMPSGTAVTFTTDKGTFLNGSQSHTVNITNDQGTATVSLVAANTPATAQVTCSVGGVSQVVTVEFTTGTTTQIGSISLSASPPSIPAIDGSATAVTATVLDIAGNAASTGTEVNFAVNDTTLGRVSPANPITVANSTGTVIVSLISEGKAGTIELSATAEDVSQKITVEFTSEGATLPAAFISLQGPADAIPADEATSTQITATITDSTGNAVSTGTPVTFSTTLGTFPNGDQTYSTATPDSSGTVKVALTAGNSAGTARVICTVSAGGEEISQSITVQFSEDTISKLPPAFIEVADDDDDGTADYPSPKSIGVSGSSNTSASTIAFEVYDSKGRPVDNGHRIDFRIVSGPGGGETLLTPFTTTADGKAETVLRTGTKSGAVQVKAYYAEDSGASTSTVQVDISGGMPVGDRFGISENGWDACTDVATCIAPAVNNIFVNLTDLYGNIVPDGTAVSMKTYDTGGVVQVSTAGTANGLIAGKLYYDPLTTSPVDGAISVTAEAVGGVSTHITALAVVSENSFNQLVYAGTDGGGVYKSTNSGNTWTNISRSTTLPGQNWIDPYVNDIVVDPRNSNIIYAATGFNDKGNIFRSLDGGQNWNSNKSGENNGIFDTDNAVLSMAIDDYQASVSSGPEPYVWIGTDGGGLKTLQFTDYHSTPTIAIIGEKALDTKYWEDSLLHYVNDIVLVPNRDQRGSSREQAVLYAATAIGVYRSKNSGETWSRVGDSPFTGYYITTLALHPSSTGGSNDVLYAGTRDSGIWISTNSGSNWVPFNIDDGKGVFATEPLPNIGNNGTGLMGDVAVFDSGKTENWTVTYQDDTSSPWFSVVGSTSGEQADYPATDIAAGTAYEIAGVLTFQITNGDKAFETGDTFTFSTFQEDGRHIKGLLIDDTHDRLYASTRFQADVMPHAVGNVYVHELQSDGSVGSGTWQEASTGLPEYSPPGDETFFAQHTLAALPDSSGEVGTLLVGGEGINLYRASSGLNTGTPQWQSSKSGLSNTIMARVPVAVPIPDNSVFYSGGASNGFVPPSFDCKGGRIEFTMSHDTSGAFSVILRDLTYGEGNVVLINSTTGTVEDEKTSVILLAGEYDLVVKAAGNWSVKVSGNIE; via the coding sequence ATGAAATTCAAAGGTATCCGATTTATTTTATGGCTTTTTTTGATAGGGTTTGTTGTTTTTCAGCTTTCAGGCTGCGGCTCAACCGGCAGCGCGGATGGCGATGGAAACGGCGATGACGGAGATGATCCGACAGAAACCGTCGGTACGGTTACGCTGAGTGCGAACCCGACGAGTATGCTGGCGGACGGGACTTCGATTTCCACTATCACGGCCTCTGTGGAGAATACAGACGGCACGCTGATCAGCCGGTCCGTCGAGGTGACGTTCAGCACGACCCTGGGGACGCTTTCAACGCTCAGCGCCAAAACGGAGAACGGTGTTGCCAAAGTCAGTCTGACCAGCGGATTAACGGATGGCACGGCTATTTTGAAGGCCGCATCCGAAGGTGTCGCGGCAGAGGCACTGAATGTTGAGATCCTACCGGTCCCGTCAAGTTTTACGCTGACCTCAAGTCAGAATTCGGTTCGTTCGGATGACTCGGACTCCTCGACCATTACGGCCTCTTTGCTAGATGCCAATCGTGTCCCTATTGAAGGTATGACCGTGACCTTTTTGGCAACCGGCGGCAAGATCAGCGCGTCGAGCCTGGAGACCGATGAGGACGGCAAGGCTCAGATTGTTTTCAGTGCCGGGGACAGCAAAAGCAATCAGACGGTTTCGATCAAGGCTACCGTTTCCGGGGTTGGTGAAAAGATTATTCCGATACAGGTTGCCGGGACCACTATCAGTCTGACAACCGATAAAACCAGCCTCGATATCGAAAAAGAGGATACGGCAACGCTGACAGTGGTTCTGACGGATGCAGGCGGATCGGTGGTATTTGATGCGCCCGTCACGGCAGAGGTTGAAAAAGGCAGCGGTGATCTGACTCTGAAATTGGGCGATGCCGCTGATGACGACGGTGTTCTGACGGGCGTGACCAACGTTAACGGTGAGTTTGTCATCGGGGTGACCGGGAAGAGCGTTGGAGACGCGACGGTTAAGGTCACTGCTTTGGGGGATACGAAAACCCAGGCCTATTCTGTCAACTCAACAGCCCAGACGTTCGCCATTACCGAACCCGCAGAGGATCCGGCAGGCATGTCTATCGGAGAGGAACTCAGAATCGTTGTCAGAAATCCCAGCAAAAGTCCGGTTCAGTTTTCCACGACCTTCGGTTCATGGAAAGAGGGGGCCGGTGCTCAGGTCGTTACGCAGGCTGCCGATGCGGATGGTTTTGCCAGCGCAACCCTGCTGGCCGGAGAGGCCGGTGTCGCGACTGTTCAGGTTTTTGACAGCGGCGATGCGACACATACCATTTCAGATTCGTTGCAGGTCGCCATTTCAGCGCCCTCTGATACCGCAAGCCAGATTGCCATTCAGGCCAGCCCGTCCGTTGTGAACCTCAGTGTCGGTGATATAACAAACTCTTCAACCATCACCGCAACGGTGAAAAATAATAACGATCAGGTGGTGGGAAATGCGCCGGTGGCGTTTTCAATTGAAAAGACGACCGGCGGCGGTGAGCGCATCTCTCCGGTGATCGTTTATACCGACTCGACGGGTGTGGCAACAACGACCTTTTTCTCCGGTACGCTGCCTTCCAGTGCGAATGGCGTCAGGATTAACGCCGTTGTTCTGGTCGGGGATCAGTCCGTCAGAGACAGTGTCAATATTGTCATCGGCGGAGAGCCGGGGTCCGTTACGATCGGGCAGAGTACCGAGATTTTGGAAAGCGATGATAAAACCGCATACATCCTGCCCATGTCCGTTCAGGTCGTTGATGCGAACGGAAATCCGGTTGCCGGTGCCAGTGTTACACTCGGGGCCTGGCCTGCAAGCTATTCGACCGGTTACCGGGCTGGTGATTCACCGTGTGTGGCGATCATTCTTGAAACGCTGCCGAATGAGGATGAAAACCGGAACCTGGTGATGGATCCCGGAGAAGATGTAAACGGGGACGGCGAGCTGACCCCCCCCAGTTCCTCTTCGGGTTCGGTTGGCCCGCCGGCCGGCGATGACACCGGTGATTCTTCCGGCGGCACCTCTTATGTGGTGACAACCGGCTCGGACGGCATTGCCGGGTTTAATCTCACATACCTCAAGACGTATGCGGACTGGATTGTCGATGAGATTACAGCCAGCACCAAGGTGGCAGGCTCCGAAACCAAATCGACATACACCTTCCGGTTGCCTGCCTCCCAGGATGATATCAAAAACTGTGTGTTGCCCGATTCACCGTTCAACCGGGAAACGCTGACCGGTGAACTGGTGCCAACTGTTGATTCGGATACCGTGCTGGCCAATGGCCGGGATACGGTCGATGTCAGTGCCTTTGCAACCGATGTGAGTGGCGCGGTGGTGTCGGATGGCACGGTTGTGACGTTTGAGATTCTTCAGGGTGGGGGCAGCTTTTCCGGTTCGCCGGTCTTCTCCTCCGCTACGGTATCCGGGGTTGCGACAGCTCCGTACACGCCTCCGAACGGGATCAGCGGCGGCACGGATGTGATTATCAAGGTGAGTTCAAAAGGATTTGCCGATGCGCAGATCAGTCTGACCCTGGGGTTGGGAAGTTTGCTGCTGAGCGCCAATCCGACAAGTCTGGTGGCCGATGGCAGTGCTGAAAGTACGATTATTGCCACCCTGCTGGACCCGAGCGGCAATCCCGTAAGCCAGGAAGTGATCAACTTTGAGATCGCCGAAGCGGATAGAGACAAAGGCGGGCTTCCTGATGCACCGACCGTTTCGACTCAGACCGCAACCGGGACAACCGGTGGTGGTATTAACGGCGTCGCATCGGTGACGTTCAAAGCCCGCACGATACCGGGAACGGTTAATATTACCGCAACCGCCCCGAATATCGGCGTTTCAGAGACAATTCCCCTCAGTCTGGCTGCTGAGGCGGCGGGCAGCATCTCCCTGAACGCCGAGCCTCCCAGCATTCCGGCTGACGGCTCCAGCTCTTCTGCCATTACGGCGACCATAAAAGGGGTTTCCGGTAGCAATATGCCTTCGGGGACGGCGGTCACGTTTACGACGGATAAGGGCACATTCCTGAACGGTTCCCAATCGCATACGGTTAATATCACCAATGACCAGGGAACGGCGACAGTCTCTCTGGTGGCCGCCAATACGCCGGCAACCGCTCAGGTGACCTGTTCGGTCGGCGGGGTTTCCCAGGTTGTCACCGTAGAATTTACAACCGGAACCACAACCCAGATCGGCAGCATTTCCCTGTCGGCCAGTCCGCCCAGCATTCCGGCCATTGATGGAAGCGCGACTGCGGTGACTGCGACAGTTTTGGATATTGCAGGCAATGCTGCCTCCACCGGAACGGAGGTCAACTTTGCTGTAAATGACACGACGCTGGGCCGGGTTTCTCCGGCGAATCCCATAACCGTTGCCAATAGTACCGGGACGGTCATCGTATCGCTGATTTCCGAGGGCAAGGCTGGAACAATCGAGCTTAGCGCCACTGCCGAAGACGTTTCGCAGAAGATAACCGTGGAATTCACCAGTGAGGGTGCGACGCTTCCGGCAGCCTTTATCAGCCTTCAGGGACCGGCTGACGCAATTCCGGCAGATGAGGCGACTTCGACACAGATTACGGCAACCATAACCGACAGCACCGGTAATGCGGTGTCAACCGGTACGCCGGTAACCTTTTCAACGACGCTGGGCACATTTCCCAACGGAGATCAGACCTATTCTACGGCAACGCCGGATAGCAGCGGAACGGTGAAGGTAGCGCTGACTGCCGGGAATTCTGCCGGAACGGCGAGGGTGATCTGTACGGTTAGCGCGGGCGGAGAAGAAATCAGTCAGTCGATCACGGTGCAATTTTCGGAAGACACCATATCCAAACTGCCGCCGGCATTTATTGAGGTTGCGGATGACGATGATGACGGAACTGCGGATTATCCTTCTCCGAAATCCATAGGGGTATCGGGATCAAGCAACACATCCGCATCCACCATTGCCTTCGAGGTCTATGACAGCAAGGGCAGGCCCGTGGATAACGGCCACCGGATTGATTTCAGAATCGTCAGCGGTCCGGGCGGCGGCGAGACGCTGCTGACGCCTTTTACGACAACCGCAGACGGCAAAGCGGAGACGGTGCTGAGGACCGGCACCAAATCGGGTGCGGTTCAGGTTAAGGCCTATTATGCCGAAGACAGCGGGGCATCCACCAGTACGGTGCAGGTCGATATCAGTGGCGGAATGCCGGTCGGTGACAGATTCGGCATTTCAGAAAACGGATGGGATGCCTGCACAGATGTGGCCACATGTATCGCACCGGCTGTCAACAACATCTTCGTCAACCTAACTGATCTCTACGGAAATATCGTACCTGACGGAACGGCTGTTTCAATGAAAACCTATGATACGGGCGGAGTTGTTCAGGTGTCAACGGCAGGGACCGCTAACGGGCTTATTGCCGGTAAGCTCTACTATGATCCCCTGACGACCTCACCGGTGGACGGCGCTATTTCTGTCACTGCGGAGGCGGTCGGCGGGGTGTCAACCCACATTACCGCTCTGGCGGTTGTGTCGGAAAACAGCTTTAACCAGCTCGTTTATGCCGGGACCGATGGCGGCGGGGTTTACAAATCCACAAACTCCGGCAACACATGGACGAATATCAGCCGCTCCACCACTCTTCCCGGACAGAACTGGATTGACCCCTATGTCAATGATATTGTGGTTGATCCCCGAAATTCCAATATCATTTATGCGGCCACCGGGTTTAACGACAAGGGCAATATCTTTCGGAGCCTGGATGGCGGACAGAATTGGAACAGTAACAAGAGCGGCGAAAATAACGGTATTTTTGATACCGATAACGCTGTCCTGAGCATGGCGATTGACGATTATCAGGCTTCGGTTTCCAGCGGGCCTGAACCGTATGTCTGGATCGGAACTGACGGAGGGGGGCTTAAAACCCTTCAATTTACGGACTATCACAGCACGCCCACGATTGCGATCATCGGTGAAAAGGCTTTGGATACGAAATACTGGGAAGACAGCCTTTTACACTATGTAAATGACATCGTGCTGGTGCCGAACAGGGATCAGCGGGGCTCCAGCAGAGAGCAGGCGGTCCTGTATGCGGCCACTGCCATCGGCGTGTACCGCAGCAAGAACAGCGGTGAGACATGGAGCCGGGTGGGGGATTCACCGTTTACCGGATATTATATCACCACACTGGCGCTGCATCCCTCCTCCACAGGCGGAAGCAACGATGTGCTTTATGCCGGAACCAGAGATTCAGGGATATGGATCAGCACAAACAGCGGGAGTAACTGGGTTCCGTTCAATATTGATGATGGCAAGGGGGTCTTCGCCACCGAACCGTTGCCGAATATCGGTAACAACGGAACGGGCCTGATGGGAGATGTCGCTGTGTTTGACAGCGGTAAAACAGAGAACTGGACTGTGACCTATCAGGATGACACATCGTCGCCCTGGTTTTCAGTCGTTGGCAGCACTTCCGGGGAGCAGGCCGACTATCCGGCCACGGATATTGCGGCTGGCACCGCCTATGAAATAGCGGGTGTTCTGACATTTCAGATCACCAACGGTGATAAGGCCTTTGAAACCGGAGATACCTTTACCTTCAGTACATTTCAGGAGGATGGGCGGCATATTAAGGGGCTGCTGATTGATGACACCCATGACCGGTTATACGCATCGACCCGTTTTCAGGCCGATGTCATGCCCCATGCGGTCGGTAATGTATATGTTCACGAACTGCAAAGTGATGGTTCCGTGGGGTCGGGTACATGGCAGGAGGCCAGCACCGGACTGCCTGAATACAGCCCGCCGGGTGATGAGACGTTCTTTGCGCAGCACACCTTGGCAGCCCTCCCCGACAGCAGTGGCGAGGTCGGCACCCTGCTGGTCGGCGGCGAAGGCATTAACCTCTACCGGGCTTCTTCAGGACTGAATACCGGCACGCCACAGTGGCAGTCGAGCAAATCCGGGCTGAGCAACACCATCATGGCCCGCGTACCGGTTGCCGTACCCATACCGGATAATTCCGTTTTCTACTCAGGAGGGGCGTCAAATGGCTTCGTCCCCCCCTCATTTGATTGTAAAGGCGGACGAATTGAATTTACGATGTCGCATGACACAAGCGGTGCATTTTCGGTTATCCTGAGAGATCTGACCTATGGAGAGGGCAATGTTGTTCTGATTAACAGTACGACTGGTACTGTTGAAGATGAGAAAACTTCTGTAATTCTTCTGGCTGGCGAATATGACCTTGTTGTGAAGGCGGCAGGAAACTGGAGTGTAAAGGTTTCGGGAAATATAGAGTAG
- the pilQ gene encoding type IV pilus secretin family protein yields MKFRANGLWKRSVVVFFIIAVGCMSGARAATYENGGGDDFAASKRITNLEIVNRSDTISLLIRGSRLLTYTTVKQASPQALILYFSNTLLDTPENVFTPPNNVIRRVQASAVPGQSRTIQLRVHLKKNAYYEITRRGNGLKVSFSKVKTARMPESGAPEVTQANRLPAAPVVQAAHTSPPRPASNASRLQSVYAAKFGDSLKVFVGADGMITNYKSFTIESPPRIVFDIFNIQSPYQSERVVPVNTQWVSQIRYHSYPDRVRVILDTRKAYLSKFSGHPVENGLLIQMGAAVSPPETPKQSYVKAPASKRASRVESVYATRMADDGMLITIKGDGAITNYKTAVAQDPPRIIVNLYDVDSPYLEEQSFPVDTQWVRSVRHQRYPDRIQVTIETRSPWLSSFSAFPDKNGLVVRVGGKGTVVADTGPRSSGQSPQQGRSSAAADYTQPATVSQVDFQAGAAGKSTLVVGTTRPVQYEVKEVADRKLEVRLLNTRLPDQHKRPLITDRFESAVDRIMPESKPAARNTAFFDISLREGVPYFVEQTGNELRVQFEASSISPRPIVAMNRDQAAMSAPPPASPLPPEGGGLTSVPIPRETGGSVALQAPSVTVPVGVPGTGDDLSLDIDTEEMLGGADGPRYTGEKIALDFYETDIKNVFRILREVSGKNFAIDKDVTGKVTLTLGEPVPWDQVLDLVLKMNKLGKTVDGTIIRIATRATLDEEERIRQEKKTAELTLRDQQKQLEPVKTEYIPVNYSRAKEEIEPHIEKLLTKDRGAVSVDERTNVVIITDTADKIRQARELIEKLDRVTPQVIIEARVVEATTSFSREIGTQWEMGVGVQEVGGDVQDGDSVIDVGGVTDDVANSVNNRIGVGPERGYDALGGTYGYNMAQNFPISSEQYGSIGFNFMRIAGTPLLLNVKLQAMESQGEVKIISAPKVLTLDNKKAVIRQGLSYPYQTVEDGEVNLEFKDVDLLLEVTPHVTPDNRISMSVNITKNDLGSVINGEQSFTTKEAQTELLVNDGDTVVIGGIIKTTENNSVKGLPGLSRIPIIGWFFKTESKSSDKEELLIFITPRIVQLEQRTAQF; encoded by the coding sequence ATGAAATTCAGAGCAAACGGGCTGTGGAAGAGGAGCGTTGTTGTTTTTTTCATTATTGCGGTCGGCTGTATGTCCGGCGCCCGTGCTGCAACTTATGAAAACGGGGGAGGAGATGATTTCGCCGCGTCGAAACGCATTACCAACCTTGAAATCGTTAACCGTTCCGACACCATCAGCCTCCTGATCCGGGGGAGCAGGCTGTTAACCTATACCACCGTTAAACAGGCTTCTCCCCAGGCACTGATTCTCTATTTTTCAAATACCCTGCTGGATACACCGGAAAATGTGTTTACCCCGCCCAACAATGTCATCCGCCGGGTTCAGGCCTCCGCAGTTCCCGGCCAGTCCCGGACCATCCAGCTCCGGGTCCATCTGAAAAAAAATGCCTACTACGAGATTACCCGCCGGGGAAACGGGCTTAAAGTCTCTTTCAGCAAAGTGAAGACCGCCCGGATGCCCGAATCCGGGGCCCCCGAAGTGACACAGGCGAACAGGCTGCCCGCAGCGCCGGTTGTGCAGGCTGCTCACACTTCTCCGCCCCGTCCGGCATCCAATGCCAGCCGGTTGCAGTCTGTTTATGCCGCAAAATTCGGCGACAGCCTCAAGGTTTTTGTCGGTGCGGACGGCATGATCACCAACTACAAGTCCTTTACCATTGAAAGCCCCCCGCGCATTGTCTTCGATATATTTAACATCCAAAGCCCCTATCAGAGTGAACGGGTTGTGCCGGTCAACACACAGTGGGTCAGCCAGATCCGCTATCACAGCTACCCCGACCGCGTCCGGGTGATACTGGATACCCGGAAGGCCTATCTCTCCAAATTTTCAGGTCATCCGGTGGAAAACGGCCTGCTCATCCAGATGGGGGCCGCTGTCAGTCCCCCGGAAACCCCGAAACAATCATATGTGAAAGCGCCCGCATCCAAACGTGCAAGCCGGGTGGAATCTGTTTATGCGACCCGGATGGCCGATGATGGTATGCTGATTACCATCAAAGGCGACGGGGCCATCACGAATTACAAGACGGCTGTTGCCCAGGATCCCCCCCGGATCATTGTCAACCTCTATGATGTGGATAGCCCGTATCTTGAGGAACAGTCTTTCCCGGTGGATACGCAGTGGGTCAGATCGGTCCGTCACCAGCGCTACCCGGACCGGATACAGGTGACCATTGAAACCCGCTCCCCCTGGCTGTCGTCGTTTTCGGCGTTCCCGGATAAAAACGGGCTGGTGGTCCGCGTGGGCGGAAAAGGGACGGTGGTCGCCGATACCGGCCCCCGCTCTTCCGGACAATCCCCGCAGCAGGGCCGGTCATCAGCAGCTGCGGACTATACACAGCCCGCAACGGTCAGCCAGGTTGATTTTCAGGCCGGAGCTGCCGGAAAATCGACATTGGTGGTGGGAACAACACGCCCTGTTCAATATGAGGTTAAGGAGGTCGCAGACAGGAAACTTGAGGTCCGGCTGCTGAATACCCGGCTGCCGGATCAGCATAAGCGGCCCCTGATTACCGATCGCTTTGAAAGTGCGGTGGACCGGATCATGCCGGAGAGCAAACCTGCGGCCCGGAATACGGCATTTTTTGACATCAGCCTCCGTGAAGGCGTCCCCTATTTTGTCGAACAGACCGGAAATGAACTCCGTGTGCAGTTCGAGGCCTCATCGATTTCCCCGAGGCCCATTGTCGCCATGAACAGGGATCAGGCGGCGATGTCTGCACCGCCCCCGGCCTCACCGTTGCCTCCGGAAGGCGGCGGTCTGACGTCTGTGCCGATTCCCCGGGAGACCGGCGGCAGTGTTGCCTTGCAGGCGCCATCCGTCACTGTCCCGGTGGGTGTTCCCGGAACCGGTGATGACCTGAGCCTGGATATTGATACGGAGGAGATGCTGGGGGGCGCTGACGGACCCAGGTATACCGGAGAGAAGATCGCACTGGATTTCTATGAGACGGATATTAAGAACGTCTTTCGGATACTGAGGGAGGTCAGTGGAAAGAACTTTGCCATTGATAAGGATGTCACCGGGAAAGTGACCCTGACGCTGGGTGAACCGGTCCCCTGGGATCAGGTGCTGGATCTGGTGTTGAAAATGAACAAACTGGGCAAGACTGTTGACGGCACAATTATCCGCATCGCCACCCGCGCAACGCTGGATGAGGAAGAGCGTATCCGACAGGAAAAGAAGACGGCGGAGCTGACGCTCAGGGATCAGCAGAAACAGCTTGAGCCCGTTAAGACCGAGTACATACCCGTCAATTACTCCAGAGCCAAGGAAGAAATTGAGCCCCATATTGAAAAACTGCTGACCAAGGACCGGGGGGCCGTCAGTGTGGATGAGCGAACCAACGTGGTGATTATTACCGACACCGCCGACAAGATCCGGCAGGCCAGAGAGCTGATTGAGAAGCTTGACCGGGTAACCCCCCAGGTGATTATCGAGGCACGGGTTGTGGAGGCCACGACCAGTTTTTCCAGGGAGATCGGTACCCAGTGGGAGATGGGCGTCGGCGTTCAGGAGGTGGGCGGCGATGTTCAGGACGGGGACAGTGTGATCGACGTCGGCGGCGTGACGGATGACGTTGCGAACAGCGTCAATAACCGTATCGGCGTTGGGCCGGAGCGGGGCTATGATGCCCTGGGCGGAACCTACGGATACAATATGGCACAGAATTTCCCCATTTCATCCGAACAATACGGCAGTATCGGCTTCAACTTTATGCGAATTGCCGGGACGCCGCTGTTGCTGAATGTGAAACTTCAGGCGATGGAGTCGCAGGGAGAGGTTAAGATTATTTCCGCACCCAAGGTGCTGACACTGGACAATAAGAAGGCGGTTATCAGGCAGGGGCTGAGTTATCCGTATCAGACGGTTGAGGACGGCGAGGTCAACCTTGAGTTTAAGGATGTGGATCTCCTGCTGGAAGTGACGCCCCATGTGACCCCGGATAACCGGATTTCAATGAGCGTCAATATTACCAAAAATGATCTCGGATCTGTGATCAACGGGGAGCAGTCCTTTACGACCAAGGAAGCCCAGACCGAACTCCTGGTTAATGACGGCGATACGGTGGTGATCGGCGGTATCATAAAAACGACGGAAAATAACAGCGTCAAAGGGCTTCCCGGATTGTCCCGGATACCGATTATCGGATGGTTTTTTAAAACAGAGAGCAAATCAAGTGATAAGGAAGAACTGCTGATATTTATCACCCCCAGAATTGTCCAGTTGGAACAGCGTACGGCGCAATTCTGA
- a CDS encoding pilus assembly protein PilP, with protein MNRYIVILRNTVCLLCAFAIFGGCDGSAPDEPPRSKMVRKKLIARTKKADKSMPEQKEAVSADTPPPPTGKGETSAVAKGKAADQESPKAEVVSESGSKKTSPEPQPGESATARSERSGEEKGEADAGDLKEKPYVAYNAEDRIDPFSPLFRDESGKSPVPPGPVNGGGPEPPAPTRRLSPLEKLDLSQLKLVGIIWAKNGNKALVEEATGKGYIINRGTYIGINSGQVVDILKDRVIVEEKDVDGLGKVSKRTRELKFQRSPGDEVL; from the coding sequence ATGAACAGATATATTGTCATTCTTCGCAATACCGTCTGTTTGCTGTGCGCGTTTGCCATTTTCGGCGGATGTGACGGCTCTGCACCGGATGAACCACCCCGGTCCAAAATGGTCAGAAAGAAGCTCATCGCGCGGACAAAAAAGGCAGACAAAAGTATGCCTGAACAAAAAGAGGCGGTAAGTGCTGATACGCCTCCCCCCCCGACCGGGAAAGGGGAAACCTCCGCTGTGGCCAAGGGGAAGGCGGCGGATCAGGAATCTCCGAAAGCAGAGGTCGTATCCGAATCCGGCAGCAAGAAGACGTCGCCGGAACCGCAGCCCGGTGAATCGGCGACCGCCCGAAGTGAACGTTCCGGGGAGGAAAAGGGTGAGGCGGATGCGGGTGATCTGAAAGAGAAACCATATGTGGCGTACAATGCCGAGGACAGGATCGACCCCTTTTCGCCCCTTTTCAGGGATGAATCCGGAAAATCGCCTGTGCCGCCGGGACCCGTAAATGGCGGCGGCCCCGAACCGCCAGCGCCGACTCGCCGGCTGAGTCCCCTTGAAAAGCTTGATCTGAGCCAGTTGAAGCTGGTCGGGATCATATGGGCCAAAAACGGCAACAAGGCACTGGTTGAAGAGGCCACCGGGAAAGGGTATATCATCAACCGGGGCACCTATATCGGCATTAATTCAGGACAGGTGGTGGATATTCTGAAGGACCGGGTCATTGTGGAAGAAAAGGATGTGGATGGCCTGGGGAAGGTCAGCAAACGAACGAGAGAATTAAAATTTCAAAGATCTCCCGGAGATGAAGTGTTATGA
- a CDS encoding type 4a pilus biogenesis protein PilO, which translates to MKKSSFSLDALNPFFEKVNKFSKGQRIGICVAVIVLMIAPAVYFLYMPKHEKIGTLRADYRKLTDELTEAKRRASKLNKYKAEMKKVEARFEIAKRALPETEEIPSLLTSISRAGQDSDLEFELFKPENEVPEGFYSEIPVSVKVVGKYHNLVTFFDKLSRLPRIVNVRDIVITGPSGKKKRKNTSPSDLNNLSISCSAVTYKFIKSETDGKASPEGKK; encoded by the coding sequence ATGAAAAAATCAAGCTTTTCCTTAGACGCCCTGAATCCCTTTTTTGAAAAGGTCAATAAATTCTCAAAAGGTCAGAGAATCGGTATATGTGTTGCGGTTATTGTGCTGATGATTGCCCCTGCCGTTTACTTTCTCTATATGCCCAAGCATGAGAAAATCGGGACGCTCAGGGCCGATTACAGGAAACTGACGGATGAGCTGACAGAGGCGAAGCGCAGGGCCAGCAAGCTGAACAAGTATAAGGCTGAGATGAAAAAGGTGGAGGCCCGGTTTGAGATTGCCAAGAGGGCGCTGCCGGAGACCGAGGAAATTCCCTCTCTTCTGACCAGTATCTCCCGTGCCGGGCAGGACTCCGATCTGGAATTTGAACTGTTCAAGCCGGAGAATGAGGTGCCGGAGGGATTTTATTCAGAGATACCGGTGTCCGTAAAGGTGGTCGGTAAATATCATAATCTGGTCACTTTTTTTGATAAGCTGTCACGGCTTCCGCGGATTGTCAACGTCCGGGATATTGTCATCACCGGCCCGTCCGGTAAAAAAAAGCGAAAGAACACGTCGCCGTCGGACCTGAATAATCTGAGCATATCATGCTCGGCTGTAACGTATAAGTTTATAAAATCGGAAACGGATGGAAAGGCATCGCCCGAGGGGAAGAAGTAA